The proteins below come from a single Loxodonta africana isolate mLoxAfr1 chromosome 20, mLoxAfr1.hap2, whole genome shotgun sequence genomic window:
- the HTR1F gene encoding 5-hydroxytryptamine receptor 1F — MDFLNTSDQNLTSEELLNRMPSKILVSLTLSGLALMTTTINSLVIAAIIVTRKLHHPANYLICSLAVTDFLVAVLVMPFSIVYIVRESWVMGQVACNIWLSVDITCCTCSILHLSAIALDRYRAITDAVEYARKRTPKHAGIMIMVVWIISIFISMPPLFWRHQGSSRDDECIIKHDHIVSTIYSTFGAFYIPLALILILYYKIYKAAKTLYHKRRASRIAKEEMNGQVLLESGEKSTRLVATPYALEKSLSEPSTDVDKTHSAVKSPKSEFKHEKSWRRQKISGTRERKAATTLGLILGAFVICWLPFFVKELVVNVCEKCKISEEMSNFLTWLGYLNSLINPLIYTIFNEDFKKAFQKLVRCRC; from the coding sequence atggattTTCTAAACACATCTGATCAAAACTTGACCTCAGAAGAACTGTTAAACAGAATGCCATCCAAAATTCTGGTGTCCCTCACTCTCTCTGGGCTAGCACTGATGACAACGACCATTAACTCTCTGGTGATTGCTGCCATTATCGTGACCCGGAAGCTGCACCACCCGGCCAACTATTTGATTTGTTCCCTTGCAGTCACAGATTTTCTGGTAGCTGTCCTGGTGATGCCCTTCAGCATTGTGTACATTGTGAGAGAGAGCTGGGTCATGGGACAAGTGGCCTGTAACATCTGGCTGAGTGTTGACATTACTTGCTGCACGTGCTCCATCTTGCATCTCTCAGCTATAGCCCTGGATCGGTATCGGGCGATCACGGATGCTGTCGAGTATGCCAGGAAAAGAACTCCCAAGCATGCTGGCATTATGATTATGGTAGTTTGGATTATATCTATTTTCATCTCGATGCCGCCTCTCTTCTGGAGGCACCAAGGAAGTAGCCGAGATGATGAGTGCATCATCAAACATGACCACATTGTTTCCACCATTTATTCAACATTTGGGGCGTTCTACATCCCACTAGCACTGATTCTGATCCTCTACTACAAGATATATAAAGCAGCAAAGACATTATACCACAAGAGACGAGCAAGTAGGATTGCAAAAGAGGAGATGAATGGCCAAGTCCTCTTGGAGAGTGGTGAGAAAAGCACTAGACTCGTCGCCACACCCTACGCGCTAGAGAAGTCTTTATCAGAGCCATCAACAGATGTTGATAAAACTCATAGTGCAGTGAAAAGTCCTAAGTCTGAATTCAAGCATGAGAAATCTTGGAGACGGCAAAAGATCTCAGGCACAAGAGAACGCAAAGCGGCCACTACTCTGGGATTAATCTTGGGGGCATTTGTAATTTGTTGGCTTCCTTTTTTCGTAAAAGAATTGGTTGTTAATGTctgtgaaaaatgtaaaatttctGAAGAAATGTCAAATTTTTTGACATGGCTTGGATATCTCAATTCGCTTATAAATCCACTGATCTATACAATCTTTAATGAAGACTTCAAGAAAGCATTCCAAAAACTTGTGCGATGTCGATGTTAG